Proteins encoded by one window of Cuniculiplasma divulgatum:
- a CDS encoding pyridoxal phosphate-dependent aminotransferase: protein MLSKRVINVSESATVSTSAKAAQMTAEGRKIINFGVGEPDFTTPAGEINYAFEKAKEGFTHYTPSKGYVELRTKISKKINNNIHSLNADNIIVTPTKFAINLAVMAIADEGDEIIIPEPYFLSYPEICRIYGVKPVEVPTNDDFSLNLERIENSITPRTRGIIISNPANPTGKVFSTDEIKALQKLCIDEEIYFIQDQIYEELVFDGKIQDIVEMDPEMNHTILISGFSKSYAMTGWRIGYLASSREFIGAVDKLQQQTITCAPSISQMAAIYALDDDESPKAMKEVFRKRRELVYNMIRDIKGLNLIKPEGAFYVFPSYDLNISSVEFCKKILDSKGLLLTPGSAFGKQGEGHFRISYALSEDKLKEGIALLASFMDEQSKI, encoded by the coding sequence GTGTTATCAAAGAGAGTAATTAATGTCTCTGAATCTGCCACTGTATCCACTTCTGCAAAGGCGGCCCAGATGACTGCTGAAGGAAGAAAAATTATAAACTTTGGGGTAGGAGAACCGGATTTTACGACGCCTGCTGGAGAGATAAACTATGCATTTGAAAAGGCAAAGGAGGGATTCACTCATTACACTCCGTCAAAGGGATATGTGGAATTGAGAACTAAGATATCTAAGAAGATCAATAATAATATTCACAGCCTGAATGCAGATAATATAATTGTAACTCCAACAAAATTTGCTATTAATCTAGCAGTAATGGCCATCGCAGATGAGGGAGATGAAATCATCATACCGGAGCCATATTTTCTTTCCTATCCTGAAATATGCAGGATTTACGGTGTAAAACCAGTGGAAGTTCCAACCAATGATGATTTTTCACTTAACCTTGAACGCATTGAAAATTCAATAACACCCAGAACGAGGGGCATAATCATATCAAATCCTGCAAATCCAACGGGAAAAGTTTTTTCGACCGACGAAATCAAGGCACTACAAAAGCTGTGCATAGATGAAGAAATCTACTTTATTCAGGATCAGATTTATGAAGAACTTGTGTTTGATGGAAAAATTCAGGATATAGTAGAAATGGATCCAGAAATGAACCATACCATACTAATCAGTGGTTTCTCTAAAAGTTATGCAATGACAGGATGGCGGATAGGATATCTCGCTTCATCCAGAGAATTTATTGGTGCTGTAGATAAGTTGCAGCAGCAGACCATAACTTGCGCACCCTCTATCTCCCAAATGGCCGCCATATATGCGTTGGATGATGATGAGAGCCCTAAAGCCATGAAGGAGGTTTTCAGAAAGAGAAGAGAACTGGTTTACAATATGATTAGGGACATTAAAGGTCTGAATCTCATAAAACCAGAGGGAGCTTTTTACGTATTTCCATCATATGACTTAAATATATCATCTGTCGAATTCTGTAAGAAGATCCTTGATTCTAAGGGTCTACTACTCACACCGGGGTCGGCATTTGGAAAACAAGGAGAGGGTCATTTCAGAATTTCCTACGCGTTATCCGAAGATAAA